The Citrus sinensis cultivar Valencia sweet orange chromosome 4, DVS_A1.0, whole genome shotgun sequence DNA segment GAAAATGTCAGGCAATAACTCTAGAAGGAGAAGAGGAAGATATTGTTACTTTCATGGGAAGCATGAAGACCAGGGGGGAAAAAATGGCTGTTAACTGCTTGGTTGGAAAAGTTTTACTCACGCGAAAAGTGAACAGAGAGGGGCTGAAAGTGGCCATGCAAAATGCCTGGAGAACAGTAAAGGATGTTAAAGTTGAAAGCATGGGGGAAAACAGATTTTTGTTTAAGTTTGGTTcagaagaggaaaagaaaagagtgcTGATGGGGGGACCATGGCACTTCGATAGAGCATTACTGGTGCTTACGGAACCAGATGGCATAGGGGATATTAAAAACCAGCCATTTACGCACTCATCTTTTTGGGTTCAACTACACAACATTCCTATCATGTGTATGAATAGAGAGACTATCCAGGAGTTGGGGAAGAAGCTAGGGAAAGTAGAGGAAGTTGAAACGGATAATGCAGGGGAGTGCATAGGGCTATTTGCTCGAGCCCGAATTTCCATCAATATAACACATCCATTAAAAAAGGTTGTTTATCTACAGGAAGGTGAAGTAAAAATTCCAATGCCCGTTCTGTATGAGAAATTGCCGGACTTCTGCTTCTGCTGTGCTCACATTGGGCACCAATTCAGAGAATGTTTGAAGTATAAAGGGCAGCCAAAAGACGAACTTCCTTATGGAGCATGGATGAGAGCAATATCACAGGCAGAGAAGGTGAAGCAAAACAGAATGAAGGAGAAGAGTGATAGGGAGCAAGCCCAAGCTAATGAAAGCTTCATTGCAGTCAGCAACCCAGAATCCCAAAAAAACCCACCAATATCAATAAACAACCAGGGGCTAAACCACTACCAAAGAGAGAATGAACAGGGAAACGATGGCAATccaaaaagcaaaaaccaGGGGCAAGTAGCTGACAAAGAGCCATCAATGACAGATCTAGAGCTGACAGAAAACGTGCAAGTAGAGACACAGAGTAGGGGTAAGGAAATAAGTAAGATGCTAGTGGAGGTGACTGACAATGACAGCTACTTCAGAAACAAGAAAATGCAGGCGGGAAACGAAAACTGGAGGGAAACAAATTTAGAAGACAACCTGGaaaattttgctaaagccaAATCAGACGAGGATGAGGTAGTTAATGGGCCAAGCAAGGAAAAAATTAGGCCCAAAGCTAGAAAGTGGAAACTGCATGCCAGGAACCAAAAGACCCCCACCATAAGTGTCAAAGGGCCAATGTGCACCAAAAGACCCAGCTGTGAATTAATAGCGCCCAGTCccgaaaataaaaagaaaagaagacttAGTCCCCAAAAACAGCCAAGCAGTGGCTGTGCTCTCAACTTTCACCGAGCAAAAACCCAACTAAAGTTAGTTGACGAAGAACATGATGCAGATATGGAGTTGGAGGAAATGGCAGACAATAAATCGGCGGGAGCTGGTGGCCAGCCCCGCCGGCAGAGATGAAGCTCCTAAGTTGGAACGTTCGAGGTATGGGGAAGCCTCGAACGAGATTAGCCATCAAGAAAATTCTCCACCTGCATAGgccagacattttcttttgctgTGAAACAAAAATGATGGCCAAGCAGGTTAGCTTAGAATGTAGACACTTTAATTTCGAAAATCATTTTGCTGTGGACAGAAATGGATTAGGGGGAGGGCTAGCTTTATTTTGGACATCGAATGTTGAGGTTGAGATAAAATCCTACAGCTTACACCATATAGACGCACTCGTGAAAACTGGAAATGGCAAGGTATGGAGGTGCACCGGAGTGTATGGCCACCCAGAAACAAACCAAAAACACAACACTTGGACTTTGCTGAAGAGGTTAGCAGGTATATTCTCTTACCCTTGGTGTTGTTTCGGTGATTTCAACGAAATATTGAATTTGCAAGAAAAATCAGGGgggaatgaaaaaaatatagatatgGTAGTACAGTTCAGGGAGGCTGTTCAGGCTTGTAATCTGGTTGATGTGGGGTATAGGGGGCACCCTTTTACGTGGTCAAACAGGAGGTATGGCCAGCACTTCATTGAGGAGCGCTTAGATAGGTTCCTGTGCAGCAATGACTGGAgtgaaaattttcatgataTGGCAGCTACGAATTTGGTAAATTGGGTCTCCGACCACTGCCCAATCTTAATGGAAGTTAGAGAGAGATCAAAAGATCGGAGTCATGGCAAAAAATCAATCCACAGAGAGCACTACGAGGATATGTGGAGCTCATATGAAGCTTGTAAGAACATTGTGAGAAATGAATGGGCTTCCATGGGGAGAGGGGCTCGGGAAAATCCGGTGAAGCATTTCCAGCAAGCTGCAAAAAATTCTTTAGCCAATCTTAAAATTTGGAGTAAGTCTGAATTTGCGGATAGGAAAAAGAAGCAGGATCAGCTAATTAACCAACTCATTCATGCAAAGCATGGCAGTGCTCAGAGAATGAATGGAGATCAAATCAGAAggattgaaaatcaaattaatggCATGTTGATGGATGAGGAGATTTATTGGAGGCAAAGATCGAGAGCAGAATGGTTAAAGGAAGGTGACAGAAACACCAAGTATTTTCACTCAAAGGCATCAGCTAGGAGgagaaaaaataagatatgGGGCATCGAAAACTCTCACGGGCAATGGACGGAAGACCAACGGGAGGTAGAGAAAGAATTTTGTGAGTATTTCCAGAACCTATTCACAACATCCAGCCCAAATCAAAGCCAAATTCAGGATGCCTTAGATGGAATTAGTCCAAAGGTGACCACAAATATGAACCACCAGCTGGAGGAGCCATTTactgaagaagaaattgtGGAAGCCTTGCATCAGATGAGCCCAACTAAAGCTCCAGGCCCCGACGGCTTACCCGCGGCTTTTTTCCAGAAGCATTGGCAGACAGTTCGGAGTAGCGTGATAGGAACATGCATGCACATCCTCAACGAGGGAGGTAACTTATCTGCCCTTAACCACACCTTTATTGCTTTAATCCCCAAAACAACCAAGCCAAAAAAGGTTACTGAGTTTAGACCAATTAGCCTTTGCAATGTGATATACAGGATAGTAGCTAAGACTATTGCAAATAGGCTAAAACCAATCCTTTCGCAAATTATTTCTCCCACTCAGAGTGCATTTATACCCAATAGACTCATCTCTGATAATGTGATTATTGGTTATGAATGCCTCCATAAAATAAGACATAGTCAAGGAAAAAAGAAGGGGCTGGTGGCTTTAAAGTTGGACATCAGCAAAGCGTATGATAGGGTTGAATGGACTTTTCTGAAACAAACAATGAAGAAGCTTGGTTTCTCAAGGAAGTGGCTGGAACTGATTATGGGCTGCATTACTTcagtttctttttcagtaaTCATCAATGGAACCCCAAAAGGTTTCTTTCATCCAGAGAGGGGCTTAAGGCAAGGTTGTCCCCTCTCCCCATATTTGTTCATCATCTGTACAGAAGTCTTCTCAAGTTTGTTGTTACAGGCAGAAACGAAAAAACGCATCAGCGGCCTAAGATTTGCGGAGGATGTCACAATATCCCATTTACTTTTCGCGGATGACAGCTTGGTTTTCTCAACTGCATCAGTGGCTGAATGCAAGCACCTGAAGGGAATTTTTGATAGATATGCAAAGGCGTCGGgacaaatctttaattttgagaaatcATCAATGTTTTTTGGAGGCAAGATTCCTGAGGAGCAGAAAGCAGCAATAAGAAACATCTTCAACCTCAATGTGGTTtccaaatatgaaaaatatttagggCTCCCATCAATGATAGGAAGGAAGAAGACAAGCTTTTTTAGAGAAGTCAAGCTAAGGGTCTTAAGCAAGATTAATAATTGGCAGCACAAAATGTTTTCAAGTGGAGGCAAAGAAATCCTTATAAAAGCTGTTGCTCAAGCCGTCCCTGCATACGCCATGAGTGTCTTCAAGCTCCCTAAAGGCTTATGCGAGGAAATTCAGAGTGAAATCGCAAAATTCTGGTGGGGCTCAAAAAAAGACAAGCGGGGCATCCATTGGGCTCGGTGGGACAAACTGAGTTGTGCAAAAAGTAGGGGCGGATTGGGATTTCGAGACTTCATAAGCTTTAACCAAGCTATGGTGGCAAAGCAAGGGTGGCGGCTGATTCAATTCCCAAACTCCCTGGTTTCCAAAGTTCTTCGGGCAAGATACTTTAAAAGCTGCTCATTCTTAGACGCAAAGCCTGGCTCCAACCCATCCTTTATATGGAGGAGCATCTTATGGGGTCGGCAAGTGATTCAAAAAGGAGCGAGGTGGCGTATTGGAAATGGCAGTAACATTTTGGTGTATAAAGACAATTGGATACCAAGACCGGACACATTTAAACCGATCTCCCCCCCAACCTTGCCAATTGATACAACTGTAGGTGAGCTGATGGATGATGAAAACAACTGGAATGTGGCAAAGCTGAACCAACACTTTATGCAAGAAGATACTGAGGCTATTCTCAAAATTCCTCTTCCAAGAAGCCAAAAGGTGGATgagatgatgtggcattatgACAAGCATGGAGAATACTCAGTAAAAAGCGGATATCAGATAGCCCTTAAACTCAAAGCTCCTGATGAGCCTAGCAACTCTGGATCAAACTCTAAAAGATGGAAAGCTGTATGGTCCATGGAGTTAccagaaaaaatgaaaatttttatgtggagGGCAGCTAGGAATTTATTGCCAACGGCTGAAAATCTTTGGAAAAGGAAATGCTTGAAAGATCCAATATGCCAGGGGTGCAACAGGGAGGTGGAGACAGTCAGACATGCACTCTTGGATTGCAAAGCAGCTAGGAAAATCTGGTATCATGCCACTTCTTCAGTCCAAATATCAAATGCCCAGAATCAGGATATTCTAGAATTCATCTATGAGGTGTGGAGCACTTGGGGAAAAACAAAGGCTGAGCAAACAATAGCTTTCTGTTGGGCAATATGGTTTGCAAGAAACAAAAGGATTTTCGAAGGAAAAAAGTCAGACCCAAGAGCCTCAGCAGCAAAAGCTGAATCACTTCTAGAAGCCTACCATAGAGCCCGAAAACCAGATGCATCTCACATTCATAATGTCAAAAGGATTGTGCAGAAAAAGTGGGAGCCCCCACCTGGAAATTTTCTCAAGGTTAATGTGGATGCAGCAATAAATAACAGGGACCAAGTAGCAGGATTGGGAGCTGTTATAAAAGACCCAAGTGGTAAGATAGTGGCGGCAGGCACAAAGCAAGTTCCACTAAGGGAGGGAGTGAGCTTTGCAGAAGCTGAAGCGATGGAGTGGGGTTTGCAGATAGCAAGAGAACTCTCTCTATCCGCTTTGATCAT contains these protein-coding regions:
- the LOC107177871 gene encoding uncharacterized protein LOC107177871, which codes for MDAEELVRKCQAITLEGEEEDIVTFMGSMKTRGEKMAVNCLVGKVLLTRKVNREGLKVAMQNAWRTVKDVKVESMGENRFLFKFGSEEEKKRVLMGGPWHFDRALLVLTEPDGIGDIKNQPFTHSSFWVQLHNIPIMCMNRETIQELGKKLGKVEEVETDNAGECIGLFARARISINITHPLKKVVYLQEGEVKIPMPVLYEKLPDFCFCCAHIGHQFRECLKYKGQPKDELPYGAWMRAISQAEKVKQNRMKEKSDREQAQANESFIAVSNPESQKNPPISINNQGLNHYQRENEQGNDGNPKSKNQGQVADKEPSMTDLELTENVQVETQSRGKEISKMLVEVTDNDSYFRNKKMQAGNENWRETNLEDNLENFAKAKSDEDEVVNGPSKEKIRPKARKWKLHARNQKTPTISVKGPMCTKRPSCELIAPSPENKKKRRLSPQKQPSSGCALNFHRAKTQLKLVDEEHDADMELEEMADNKSAGAGGQPRRQR